Proteins encoded within one genomic window of Deltaproteobacteria bacterium:
- a CDS encoding TRAP transporter large permease: MSLAVIGTIGIVILLLALFFLGMPVGFAMAVVGFCGFWYVVSFEAALGVVSTDLWTTFSKYGLTVIPLFIFMGEIAFYSGVNEKLYNTAYKWIGQVRGGIAMATVMACAGFAAICGSNAATAATMTAVALPEMKKYQYKPMLSTGAIACGSTLGVVIPPSVVLIVIGLYTGQSIAKLFYGGVSAGIILAILFMITIYILCSVNAEWGPAGPKTSFKEKLISLPGALEMLILFLLVMVGLYFGFFTPTEAGAAGSFMALIIVLAERRLSWRGFVASVVDTLRISCMVIVIVTGAVIFGRFLAVTRIPFDIATWVTALPVPNMMIMAIIFFIYMIGGAVMDALALLMITIPIFYPVALELGYDPIWFSVTITVVTTMGAVTPPVGATTYVVGGMAKDVPLASVFRGVTYFLPAYVVCVIILMMVPQVATFLPSLIK, translated from the coding sequence GTGAGCTTAGCTGTTATCGGAACAATTGGAATAGTCATCCTTCTCCTTGCCTTATTCTTTCTGGGAATGCCTGTTGGTTTTGCCATGGCAGTGGTGGGCTTCTGCGGGTTTTGGTATGTGGTTTCGTTTGAAGCAGCTCTCGGCGTGGTAAGTACTGACTTGTGGACTACATTTTCCAAATATGGTCTGACTGTAATCCCCCTTTTCATCTTTATGGGTGAGATTGCCTTCTATTCTGGCGTAAATGAAAAGTTGTATAATACAGCCTATAAATGGATAGGACAGGTTCGCGGGGGTATTGCCATGGCTACGGTGATGGCATGTGCCGGTTTTGCCGCTATCTGTGGTTCTAATGCAGCGACAGCGGCTACCATGACCGCGGTAGCTCTTCCCGAGATGAAAAAATATCAATATAAACCAATGCTGAGTACTGGCGCTATTGCCTGTGGGTCCACCCTTGGTGTTGTTATTCCTCCCAGTGTAGTCCTTATTGTTATAGGTCTATACACTGGGCAGTCTATAGCTAAGCTTTTCTATGGTGGGGTTTCGGCCGGTATTATACTGGCTATCCTTTTTATGATAACCATTTATATTTTGTGCTCGGTAAATGCCGAGTGGGGGCCTGCCGGCCCTAAAACAAGCTTTAAGGAGAAGCTGATATCCCTTCCAGGCGCCTTAGAGATGCTCATTCTATTCCTACTCGTTATGGTCGGTCTTTATTTTGGTTTCTTTACCCCCACAGAAGCCGGGGCTGCAGGTTCTTTTATGGCGCTCATTATTGTTCTTGCGGAGCGGAGACTGAGTTGGAGAGGGTTTGTTGCCTCGGTTGTGGATACCTTGCGAATATCATGTATGGTCATTGTTATCGTTACTGGTGCAGTTATCTTTGGAAGATTTCTGGCGGTAACCAGGATTCCCTTTGACATTGCAACCTGGGTTACCGCACTCCCTGTACCCAACATGATGATTATGGCGATTATTTTTTTTATTTATATGATAGGCGGCGCGGTTATGGATGCCCTTGCCCTACTTATGATTACTATCCCGATCTTTTACCCTGTGGCCTTAGAACTCGGCTATGACCCTATATGGTTTAGCGTGACCATAACTGTCGTAACGACTATGGGCGCAGTAACACCGCCGGTGGGGGCGACGACCTACGTGGTTGGCGGGATGGCCAAGGACGTTCCTCTAGCAAGCGTCTTCAGAGGAGTAACCTACTTTTTACCAGCGTATGTTGTGTGTGTTATAATATTGATGATGGTTCCCCAGGTCGCAACATTTTTACCCAGCCTTATAAAATAG
- a CDS encoding CoA transferase: MKEEKLFAGITVLSLEQATVLPYLTYRLAQDGMKVIRLEHPVYGDPNRKVGEDRLGDPLLRTYFLPINSGKKAITLNLGVPEGRELLYRLIEQLNVAIFATNQLPRNYQKLGIDYETLCGVKKDIIWFGVTGFGPDSNEAAYEPILEARGGLMEMTGEKGGTPMVLGVPLSDMGSSEHGYGLIMKALYRRQLTGEGTRIDLAMFESTVSWLTVPITLTKSFGKEITRRGNTHEFFAPVSVYESKDGYVYIAVGNDRQWEDFTKIPGFESLSKEEYKTNAGRIADVQDLNRQINEITKQFSTEELIDIFNQRTIPVSKINTIEEVIQDPLVARRLLITKDPKTGTEITLPPPPYMTPYLQSINRTLSFPPRFGEHNEEIYGKTLGMGPEEIAGLKEKGII, encoded by the coding sequence ATGAAAGAGGAAAAACTTTTTGCAGGTATCACAGTCTTGAGTTTAGAGCAGGCCACTGTGCTTCCTTATCTGACTTATCGTCTGGCACAGGATGGGATGAAGGTGATTCGGCTGGAACATCCTGTATATGGCGACCCCAACAGGAAGGTTGGGGAGGACAGGCTGGGAGATCCTTTGCTGAGGACCTATTTCTTGCCCATAAATTCTGGCAAGAAGGCCATCACCCTCAATTTAGGGGTGCCAGAAGGAAGAGAGTTATTGTATCGCCTGATCGAGCAATTAAATGTGGCCATATTCGCCACCAACCAACTCCCCAGAAACTATCAAAAGCTCGGCATAGACTATGAGACCCTGTGTGGGGTTAAAAAGGATATCATCTGGTTTGGTGTGACTGGATTCGGTCCTGATAGCAATGAGGCCGCCTATGAGCCTATCCTGGAGGCGAGGGGGGGGTTGATGGAGATGACCGGGGAGAAGGGTGGTACCCCGATGGTCTTGGGGGTCCCACTTTCTGATATGGGAAGCAGCGAACATGGATATGGCCTTATTATGAAGGCCCTTTATAGACGCCAACTCACAGGGGAGGGGACGCGCATAGACCTCGCCATGTTTGAGAGCACCGTCTCTTGGCTGACAGTCCCCATTACCCTTACCAAATCGTTCGGCAAAGAGATCACCCGCCGGGGGAATACCCACGAGTTCTTCGCCCCGGTTTCGGTATATGAGAGCAAAGATGGATATGTGTATATCGCGGTTGGCAACGATCGCCAATGGGAAGACTTTACGAAGATACCTGGCTTTGAATCTTTGAGCAAAGAGGAATATAAGACCAATGCCGGCCGTATTGCCGATGTACAGGACCTCAACAGACAAATAAACGAGATCACCAAGCAATTTTCCACTGAGGAGCTCATCGATATCTTCAATCAACGGACCATCCCGGTCTCCAAGATCAACACCATTGAAGAAGTCATCCAAGACCCGCTGGTGGCGAGGAGATTGCTCATCACCAAGGACCCCAAGACAGGGACCGAGATCACCCTCCCTCCTCCTCCCTATATGACACCTTACTTGCAGTCCATAAATAGGACCTTATCTTTCCCCCCCCGTTTCGGGGAGCACAATGAAGAGATCTACGGAAAGACGCTGGGCATGGGCCCTGAGGAGATTGCGGGGTTGAAGGAAAAGGGAATAATCTAG
- a CDS encoding electron transfer flavoprotein subunit beta/FixA family protein, producing MNIVVLVKQVPDSEAMVQLKADRSAVEVEDKYTLNFFDSLAMEEALRIKEQVGAGKVTVISLGTQKSVEALRTGVAMGADEAVLLEDPAFEGGDEYTTAKALAQAIKEMKYDLVFCGREAFDDSSGAVGPLVAEFLGIPHITVVVKVQVSPEERAVVVEREIEGGKEVIRTPLPVLISAQKGLNEPRVPPVIGVMKAMRAEIKRLNLDALGLSPDEVGRAGAKEEVLRYYRPPERPSVTMLEGEAPDVVRELVELLKEEAKAI from the coding sequence GTGAATATTGTGGTCTTGGTGAAGCAGGTGCCGGACAGCGAGGCGATGGTCCAGTTGAAGGCCGATAGGTCGGCAGTGGAGGTGGAGGATAAATATACCCTGAACTTCTTCGACTCCCTGGCAATGGAAGAGGCCTTGCGGATCAAGGAACAGGTAGGCGCCGGTAAGGTGACGGTTATCTCTCTAGGGACGCAAAAATCTGTTGAGGCCTTGCGGACTGGGGTGGCGATGGGGGCTGATGAGGCTGTCTTATTGGAGGATCCGGCCTTTGAGGGTGGGGACGAGTATACCACGGCCAAGGCCCTGGCCCAGGCCATTAAAGAAATGAAGTATGACTTGGTCTTTTGCGGTAGAGAGGCCTTTGATGATTCCTCGGGGGCAGTGGGTCCCTTGGTAGCGGAGTTTTTAGGTATCCCTCATATTACCGTAGTAGTGAAGGTGCAGGTCTCCCCTGAGGAGCGGGCGGTTGTTGTGGAGAGAGAAATAGAGGGAGGCAAGGAGGTAATAAGGACCCCCCTGCCTGTCCTTATTTCTGCGCAAAAGGGGCTCAATGAACCTCGTGTGCCGCCCGTAATTGGAGTGATGAAGGCCATGCGGGCAGAGATCAAGAGATTAAATTTGGATGCCCTTGGTCTTTCTCCGGATGAAGTAGGGCGTGCGGGGGCCAAAGAGGAGGTACTGCGCTATTATCGACCCCCTGAGAGGCCTTCTGTTACCATGCTAGAAGGCGAGGCACCTGATGTGGTGAGGGAGCTGGTAGAGCTCCTTAAAGAAGAGGCCAAGGCTATCTAG
- a CDS encoding electron transfer flavoprotein subunit alpha/FixB family protein has product MSGGVWVFAEHQDGRIRKVALELLGKGRELAEKLGLELAALLFGSGVDGLAKELTLYADKVYQWDDPLLEKYNCDVYLQLLSDLAVKETPQILLAGATVLAKDLFPRVAGRLSTGIAMDCLDLELGDDALMIARKPFFGGKVWADVACREGRSQIALVRPNTFPVPTASGDITGEVLKQAVEVDPTQVRLEVLEIVRAAKERLDLTEAEVIVTGGRGMKGPENFQLLEELADCLGATVGATRAVVDSGWKPHDDQVGKSGKTVSPKLYFAIGLSGAIQHIMGMDTSKVVVAINKDPRASIFQYADYGIVGDLFEIVPLLTSELKKELGKR; this is encoded by the coding sequence GTGTCAGGAGGGGTATGGGTCTTTGCAGAACATCAGGATGGCAGGATCAGGAAGGTGGCCTTAGAGCTATTGGGCAAGGGGAGGGAGTTGGCGGAGAAACTGGGTCTGGAACTGGCCGCCCTACTGTTCGGTTCAGGGGTGGATGGTCTGGCCAAAGAATTGACCCTGTACGCTGATAAGGTCTATCAATGGGACGACCCCCTTTTGGAGAAGTACAACTGTGATGTCTATCTTCAGCTCCTATCAGATCTGGCAGTTAAAGAGACGCCTCAAATCCTCTTAGCTGGAGCCACTGTTTTGGCCAAAGACTTGTTCCCCCGTGTGGCGGGCAGGTTGAGTACTGGGATTGCCATGGATTGTTTGGACCTCGAGCTGGGGGATGATGCCCTCATGATAGCCAGAAAGCCGTTTTTTGGCGGCAAGGTCTGGGCTGACGTTGCCTGTCGTGAGGGGAGGTCCCAGATTGCGCTGGTAAGGCCCAACACGTTTCCAGTCCCTACTGCCAGTGGGGATATCACAGGAGAGGTGCTTAAACAAGCAGTTGAAGTTGATCCCACCCAAGTCAGGTTGGAGGTGCTAGAGATAGTTAGGGCCGCCAAAGAGAGGTTAGACCTCACCGAGGCAGAGGTCATCGTCACGGGGGGGAGGGGGATGAAGGGTCCGGAGAACTTCCAGTTGTTGGAGGAGTTGGCCGATTGCCTAGGGGCCACCGTAGGGGCCACCAGGGCAGTGGTGGACAGCGGATGGAAGCCCCATGATGACCAAGTGGGCAAGAGTGGCAAGACCGTTTCCCCCAAGCTCTACTTTGCCATTGGGCTCTCCGGGGCCATTCAACACATTATGGGGATGGATACCTCCAAGGTGGTGGTGGCCATCAATAAAGACCCCAGGGCCTCCATCTTCCAATACGCCGACTATGGGATCGTGGGGGATCTCTTTGAGATCGTTCCGCTTTTGACGTCAGAACTAAAAAAGGAATTGGGTAAGAGATAG
- a CDS encoding FAD-dependent oxidoreductase — protein sequence MERIDAVVVGGGLGGLAAAYCLAKEGIQVLVLERGDHPGSKNVTGGRIYLNPVRSYLPDLWEEAPLERLVTKEIITVMGDDTSLSLQFTSKKFREGPPHSYTILRSRFDRWFGERVTEMGGFVIPQRRVTDLMKENGRVLGVVSEGEEIPANIVIIADGALSLMAEKAGLRKPLPPKHAAMGVKEVIKLSPEVIEERFGLKSGEGVAQLFFGSITHGIFGSGFLYTNRDTISLGLVVGIESFLKSQPPIEVHQLLEEFKKRKEVASLIKGGELMEYSAHLIPEGGDRPLPRPYGDGIVAVGDAAGLALNMGITVRGMEFAFASGYMAAQTVMKAKEEGDFSASTLAHYETLLRESFVLKDMETFRNSLEVLENPRLVSFYPHLLCRIMEELFWIGEGPKEKISSTLWKGIKEGVFNLGGLKDLWMFRRI from the coding sequence GTGGAGAGGATAGATGCAGTGGTGGTAGGGGGAGGGTTAGGGGGACTTGCAGCCGCCTACTGCCTTGCCAAGGAGGGTATCCAGGTCCTGGTCTTGGAGCGGGGTGACCATCCTGGCAGCAAGAACGTGACCGGTGGTAGGATCTACCTGAATCCTGTACGTTCCTACCTGCCTGACCTCTGGGAGGAGGCACCCCTGGAGAGGTTGGTTACCAAGGAGATAATTACGGTAATGGGGGACGATACGTCCTTATCTTTGCAATTTACGTCGAAGAAGTTTCGCGAAGGACCTCCACATAGCTATACGATCCTTAGATCGAGATTCGATAGGTGGTTTGGTGAACGAGTGACGGAAATGGGGGGGTTTGTAATCCCTCAGCGGCGGGTCACCGATCTCATGAAGGAGAATGGCCGTGTGCTGGGTGTGGTGTCCGAGGGTGAGGAGATACCGGCCAATATAGTCATCATTGCCGATGGTGCCCTTTCCTTGATGGCGGAGAAGGCTGGTTTGCGCAAGCCCTTGCCGCCCAAGCATGCGGCAATGGGGGTCAAAGAGGTAATAAAGCTCTCGCCAGAGGTAATTGAGGAGCGTTTTGGCTTAAAGTCAGGGGAAGGGGTTGCGCAACTCTTCTTTGGGTCCATCACCCATGGGATCTTCGGCAGTGGGTTTCTCTACACCAACCGGGATACCATCTCTCTTGGTTTGGTAGTGGGGATAGAGTCTTTTTTAAAGAGTCAGCCCCCCATTGAGGTTCATCAACTCCTCGAGGAATTCAAGAAAAGGAAAGAGGTGGCAAGCCTTATCAAAGGTGGGGAATTGATGGAGTATTCCGCCCACCTTATCCCCGAGGGGGGAGACAGGCCTCTGCCCAGACCCTATGGCGATGGAATAGTGGCGGTGGGAGACGCCGCAGGCCTTGCCCTCAATATGGGGATCACCGTGCGAGGGATGGAATTTGCCTTTGCCTCGGGGTACATGGCAGCCCAGACGGTCATGAAAGCCAAGGAGGAGGGAGATTTCTCCGCCTCCACGCTCGCTCACTATGAGACCCTGCTCAGGGAGAGCTTTGTCCTGAAGGATATGGAGACCTTTCGCAACAGCTTGGAAGTGTTAGAGAATCCTCGGTTAGTAAGCTTTTATCCCCATTTGCTGTGCAGGATTATGGAGGAGCTTTTCTGGATAGGTGAGGGGCCCAAGGAGAAGATTTCATCCACCCTGTGGAAGGGAATAAAGGAGGGGGTTTTTAACCTGGGGGGCCTTAAGGACCTCTGGATGTTCAGGAGGATATGA
- a CDS encoding 4Fe-4S dicluster domain-containing protein encodes MDPASKLALDAFKNDKESHILIRQEICKSCAEKYCLYVCPGGLYSINEETGELLIEYAGCLECGSCRVACPYGALEWSYPRGGFGVQYRYG; translated from the coding sequence ATGGACCCTGCTTCTAAACTTGCCCTAGATGCCTTCAAGAACGACAAGGAATCCCATATCCTCATCCGACAGGAGATCTGTAAGAGCTGTGCTGAGAAGTACTGCCTCTATGTATGTCCGGGAGGACTCTATTCCATAAACGAGGAGACGGGAGAGCTTCTGATCGAATATGCGGGTTGTCTGGAGTGCGGTAGTTGTCGGGTGGCCTGCCCCTACGGCGCCTTGGAATGGAGTTACCCCCGAGGCGGTTTTGGGGTACAATACAGGTATGGTTAA
- a CDS encoding GntR family transcriptional regulator — MVKRGLWEIKDRERKTLREVVYERIKRGIQRGEFKAKERLIEQRLAEDLGVSRTPIREAVSRLEQEGMLDKVPRGGIVVRGTTNEEIEEVFGLRAILESYAASLATKKMGEKVLTNLQGIIDRSQQALERGNIDKFIQLNTEFHEVIYRSSRSDKLYQMINNLRDYFYKYRVFILRIKGMPQMSLRDHQLMVQAMREGNTQKVEELVKEHILRGRERLLKAIERGRLPLE; from the coding sequence ATGGTTAAGAGAGGACTTTGGGAAATCAAGGACCGAGAACGCAAGACTTTGCGTGAGGTTGTCTACGAAAGGATCAAAAGGGGTATCCAGAGGGGGGAATTTAAGGCCAAGGAACGGCTCATCGAACAGAGGCTGGCTGAGGACTTGGGGGTGAGTCGGACCCCCATTCGTGAGGCCGTCTCCAGGCTGGAGCAGGAAGGGATGCTAGACAAGGTCCCCCGAGGAGGGATAGTGGTGAGGGGGACCACCAACGAGGAGATCGAGGAGGTCTTCGGTCTCAGGGCGATCCTGGAGAGTTATGCAGCCTCCCTGGCCACCAAAAAGATGGGTGAGAAGGTGTTGACAAACCTGCAGGGGATCATCGATAGGTCGCAGCAGGCCCTGGAGAGGGGGAACATCGATAAATTCATCCAGTTAAACACCGAGTTTCATGAGGTGATATATCGCTCAAGCCGCAGTGATAAGCTCTATCAGATGATCAACAACCTGCGGGACTATTTTTATAAGTACCGGGTCTTCATCTTAAGGATAAAGGGCATGCCGCAAATGTCCTTGCGAGATCACCAACTGATGGTGCAGGCCATGAGGGAAGGGAATACCCAAAAGGTGGAGGAGCTGGTCAAAGAGCACATCTTGAGGGGAAGAGAGAGACTATTGAAGGCGATAGAGAGAGGGAGGCTTCCCTTAGAATAA
- a CDS encoding cobalamin B12-binding domain-containing protein — protein MDKEGAVKRRIKVLMAKPGLDGHDRGAKVVAHALRDAGMEVVYTGLHQTIDQIINAAIQEDADVLGLSIMSGAHLPICEKIMKRVREEGMDDILVVVGGVIPTKDIPKLKELGVDGVFPGGTPFPEITTFIKENARKG, from the coding sequence ATGGATAAGGAGGGGGCTGTGAAGAGGCGGATAAAGGTATTGATGGCCAAACCGGGTCTAGATGGACATGATCGGGGGGCCAAGGTGGTGGCCCACGCCTTGCGAGATGCGGGGATGGAGGTGGTCTATACAGGCTTGCATCAGACCATCGACCAGATCATCAATGCCGCCATTCAAGAGGATGCGGATGTCCTTGGGCTGAGCATCATGTCCGGGGCTCATCTCCCCATCTGTGAAAAGATCATGAAGAGGGTAAGAGAAGAAGGGATGGATGATATCTTGGTGGTGGTGGGGGGGGTCATCCCGACCAAGGATATCCCTAAGCTAAAGGAGTTGGGGGTAGATGGGGTTTTCCCAGGAGGGACGCCATTTCCAGAGATAACAACCTTTATTAAAGAGAATGCGAGAAAGGGATAG
- a CDS encoding methylmalonyl-CoA mutase — translation MGVAKYNKGEKDAVEEVILQSGMRIKPVYTPQDLEEIGFDYAQDLADPGIYPFTRGIHKLGYRSRAWTTRQYTGFGTPKETNERFKLMISQGQTGLNVAFDLPTQMGLDSDDPLAEGEVGRVGMAVDTLRDFEIAFADIQLDRIGSGLTINAVASIMLAMYQAVAEKFGYSPKVISATPQNDILKEMIGRGMWIFPVDPAVRLIGDTMEYSITTMPRTNPVSVCGYHIRESGATPAQEIAYGFQIANSYIEEVVKRGYHIDQFARGITFNFNIFGNLWEQVAKFRAARKLWAKILKERWGAKDNRTMFLRGLFGGGGSGLTKEQPIINAVRSAYYALAAALGGAQTTALCSYDEAYTIPTPYSALISLRTCQLLMDEVGLRDTVDPLAGSYFIETLTKQMEDRILEEIEEVDRVGGMKDAVATGYVQRKVARQAYEWHRGLETGEYVKIGINKYTDPGALGSEGKVELHEYDSRTAEEQIQTLNEVKRTRNGREVAMRLRELEGAARSSKNVMPYLLEAVKAYATVGEMTEVFKEVYGKFQEPSIF, via the coding sequence ATGGGTGTGGCCAAGTACAACAAGGGAGAAAAGGATGCTGTGGAGGAGGTTATCCTTCAGTCAGGCATGCGAATAAAGCCCGTATATACCCCCCAGGATTTGGAGGAGATAGGTTTCGACTATGCCCAAGACCTGGCTGACCCAGGTATATACCCTTTCACCAGGGGGATCCACAAACTGGGGTACAGGAGCCGGGCCTGGACCACAAGACAGTACACCGGTTTCGGCACCCCCAAGGAGACCAATGAACGGTTTAAGCTCATGATCTCCCAAGGTCAGACCGGCCTCAACGTGGCCTTTGACCTCCCCACCCAGATGGGGCTTGACTCCGATGACCCTTTGGCTGAAGGAGAGGTGGGGCGAGTTGGGATGGCAGTGGATACCCTGAGGGATTTTGAGATTGCGTTTGCTGACATCCAGCTCGATCGCATCGGCAGCGGCCTCACCATCAATGCTGTTGCCTCCATCATGTTAGCTATGTACCAGGCAGTGGCCGAGAAGTTTGGGTACTCTCCCAAGGTGATCAGTGCCACCCCCCAAAATGATATCCTCAAGGAGATGATTGGGAGGGGAATGTGGATCTTTCCGGTGGATCCCGCTGTCAGGCTTATTGGGGATACCATGGAATACAGCATTACTACCATGCCCCGAACCAATCCGGTGAGCGTATGCGGTTATCACATCAGGGAATCGGGTGCTACACCTGCCCAAGAGATCGCCTATGGTTTTCAGATCGCCAACTCCTACATCGAGGAGGTGGTTAAACGGGGTTATCACATAGATCAGTTTGCCCGGGGGATCACCTTCAACTTTAATATCTTTGGTAACCTATGGGAGCAGGTCGCCAAGTTTAGGGCGGCCCGTAAGCTGTGGGCAAAAATACTCAAGGAACGGTGGGGGGCCAAGGACAACCGGACCATGTTCCTGAGGGGGCTGTTCGGGGGTGGAGGATCAGGGCTCACCAAGGAGCAACCTATCATAAATGCTGTGCGGAGTGCCTATTATGCCCTTGCTGCAGCCTTGGGTGGAGCACAGACCACTGCCCTGTGCTCTTACGATGAGGCCTATACCATCCCCACCCCCTATTCTGCACTTATTTCCTTGCGAACTTGCCAACTTTTGATGGATGAGGTGGGGCTACGCGACACCGTGGACCCCTTAGCTGGCTCCTATTTCATCGAGACACTCACAAAACAGATGGAGGATAGGATTCTGGAGGAGATAGAGGAAGTCGATAGGGTAGGGGGTATGAAGGATGCAGTTGCCACAGGCTATGTCCAAAGGAAGGTGGCTAGGCAGGCCTATGAATGGCACAGGGGGTTGGAGACCGGTGAATACGTCAAGATCGGGATCAACAAATACACCGATCCTGGCGCCTTGGGTAGTGAGGGGAAGGTAGAGCTCCACGAATATGATTCACGCACTGCCGAAGAGCAAATCCAGACCCTGAATGAGGTGAAGCGCACCCGCAATGGGCGAGAGGTCGCCATGCGATTGAGGGAATTAGAGGGTGCAGCCAGGTCGAGTAAGAATGTTATGCCCTATCTTTTGGAGGCGGTTAAGGCATACGCCACTGTGGGGGAAATGACCGAGGTCTTTAAAGAGGTCTACGGGAAGTTTCAGGAGCCGAGCATCTTTTGA
- a CDS encoding hydantoinase/oxoprolinase family protein gives MDRGLYRLGCDIGGTFTDFVLLNDETGEIQINKCLTTPVDPSEAVEGGIRQMLDRTPGFMEHLEEIIHGTTLVINSIIERKGAKTGLITTKGFRDVLELAREKRYDTYDIFAVYPEPLVPRPLRMEVDERITSDGRILKKLDPEEVKRVLNKLIDMGIESLAVCLINSFENPVHELMIKDIVSREAPDLSLSISYEVLPQIREFERTSTTVTNAYVKPLTGRYIARLSQRLDSLGSTGKLFIMLSSGGITSAETATEFPVRVIESGPTAAVISAVYFGKMFDVKDIFCFDMGGTTAKSCLIQKGEPGMVSTFEVGRVHRFKKGSGLDIQVPVVDLMEIGAGGGSIARISKMGLLQVGPDSSGADPGPVCYGLSGKEPTVTDADLALGYLDPDYFLGGEMKLDKESAQQAIEEKIAKPLGVTPIEATWGIHDLINETMAGAAKTHIAEKGGNPKIVTVCAFGGAGPVHAYGLAKKLEAPRILVPPIAGVGSALGFFTAPRAFDLVRSHKVGLQDADFAEIEKLFQDMEKEGAVILQKAGTIENTTYERSVDMRFVGQGAETNVPLPNRDFSQVIKEEVRNLFDQRYQALYGRTYPESPAEFVNFRVRASLPERPLRLPKIEKRVTSVKDAVKGQRPAYSAIARDFIPYSVYDHYSLFPGAQFDGPAIVEERESTAIIGEDASVSVDDYGFLWINFKEV, from the coding sequence GTGGATAGAGGATTGTACCGCTTGGGGTGTGATATCGGCGGCACCTTTACCGATTTCGTGCTCTTAAACGATGAAACTGGGGAGATCCAGATCAACAAATGCCTCACGACCCCCGTGGATCCTTCCGAGGCTGTGGAGGGGGGGATCCGGCAGATGCTGGACCGGACCCCGGGCTTTATGGAGCACCTTGAGGAGATAATTCACGGGACCACCCTGGTCATCAATTCTATCATTGAAAGAAAGGGGGCCAAGACCGGGCTAATCACAACAAAAGGCTTTAGAGATGTATTGGAGCTGGCTAGGGAAAAGCGATATGATACCTATGACATCTTTGCCGTCTATCCAGAGCCACTTGTCCCCAGGCCTCTGCGGATGGAAGTAGATGAGAGGATTACCAGCGATGGGCGTATATTGAAAAAATTGGACCCTGAAGAGGTGAAGAGGGTTTTAAATAAGCTCATTGATATGGGTATTGAGTCATTAGCGGTGTGTCTTATAAATTCTTTTGAGAACCCGGTTCATGAGTTGATGATCAAGGATATTGTATCCAGAGAAGCTCCTGACCTATCCCTCTCTATTTCCTACGAGGTTCTACCTCAAATAAGGGAATTCGAGAGAACAAGTACCACAGTGACCAACGCTTATGTCAAACCCCTTACTGGAAGGTATATAGCTAGGCTATCCCAACGCCTAGATTCACTAGGTTCTACAGGGAAGTTGTTTATCATGCTCTCTAGTGGCGGTATTACCTCAGCAGAAACAGCCACGGAGTTTCCAGTAAGGGTTATCGAGTCGGGACCAACGGCAGCCGTTATTTCCGCGGTATACTTTGGCAAGATGTTCGATGTTAAAGATATTTTTTGCTTTGATATGGGAGGGACAACCGCCAAATCCTGCTTAATTCAAAAGGGAGAGCCAGGAATGGTGTCAACCTTTGAGGTCGGTCGTGTTCACCGGTTCAAAAAGGGTAGCGGTCTTGACATTCAGGTGCCAGTGGTTGATTTGATGGAAATCGGGGCTGGCGGCGGGAGTATAGCTAGAATCAGTAAAATGGGACTCCTCCAAGTAGGTCCAGACAGCTCTGGAGCTGACCCTGGTCCTGTATGTTACGGTTTAAGTGGAAAAGAGCCAACGGTTACCGATGCTGATCTGGCCTTGGGCTATCTAGACCCCGACTATTTCCTGGGCGGAGAGATGAAGCTTGATAAGGAGTCGGCGCAGCAGGCTATTGAAGAAAAGATTGCCAAGCCTCTAGGGGTAACTCCCATAGAAGCTACTTGGGGTATTCACGACCTTATCAATGAGACCATGGCTGGTGCGGCAAAGACACACATTGCTGAAAAGGGAGGTAACCCCAAGATCGTTACCGTTTGTGCCTTTGGCGGAGCAGGTCCAGTTCATGCCTATGGCTTAGCCAAAAAGCTGGAAGCACCTAGAATCCTTGTCCCACCTATAGCCGGGGTGGGGTCTGCGCTGGGATTTTTTACCGCACCTAGAGCCTTTGACTTAGTTCGAAGCCATAAAGTCGGCCTCCAAGACGCTGATTTCGCCGAAATTGAAAAGCTATTCCAAGATATGGAGAAGGAAGGGGCCGTTATCCTGCAAAAGGCGGGGACCATAGAGAACACCACCTATGAGAGGTCGGTTGATATGCGCTTTGTCGGGCAAGGGGCTGAGACCAACGTTCCTCTCCCAAATCGGGATTTCTCCCAGGTTATAAAGGAGGAAGTGCGGAACCTATTTGACCAAAGATACCAGGCTCTTTATGGTCGAACCTACCCTGAATCCCCGGCTGAGTTTGTAAACTTCAGGGTGAGGGCCAGCCTTCCCGAGCGCCCCTTACGTTTACCTAAAATAGAGAAGAGAGTAACCTCAGTTAAGGATGCAGTCAAGGGACAGCGTCCTGCCTATTCAGCAATTGCCAGAGATTTCATTCCCTACAGTGTATATGACCACTACAGCCTGTTTCCTGGAGCGCAATTTGATGGTCCAGCCATTGTTGAGGAGCGGGAATCAACTGCTATTATCGGCGAGGATGCTTCTGTCTCTGTGGACGATTATGGGTTTTTGTGGATTAATTTCAAGGAGGTATAA